The Streptomyces sp. P9-A4 genome contains a region encoding:
- the trxB gene encoding thioredoxin-disulfide reductase has product MSDVRNVIIIGSGPAGYTAALYTARASLNPLVFEGAVTAGGALMNTTEVENFPGFRDGIMGPDLMDNMRAQAERFGAELIPDDVIAVDLTGDIKTVTDTAGTVHRAKAVIVTTGSQHRKLGLPNEDALSGRGVSWCATCDGFFFKDQDIAVVGGGDTAIEEATFLSRFAKSVTIVHRRDTLRASKAMQERAFADPKISFAWDSEVTEIHGDQKLSSLTLRDTKTGETRELAVTGLFIAVGHDPRTELFKGQLELDEEGYLKVSAPSTRTNLTGVFGAGDVVDHTYRQAITAAGTGCSAALDAERFLAALADSEKLAETPAV; this is encoded by the coding sequence GTGAGCGACGTCCGTAACGTGATCATTATCGGCTCCGGGCCCGCGGGTTACACCGCTGCGCTCTACACCGCCCGAGCGTCGCTGAACCCCCTGGTCTTCGAAGGTGCCGTCACCGCCGGTGGCGCACTGATGAACACGACCGAGGTCGAGAACTTTCCCGGTTTCCGTGACGGCATCATGGGCCCCGACCTGATGGACAACATGCGGGCCCAGGCCGAGCGCTTCGGCGCCGAGCTGATCCCGGACGATGTCATCGCCGTGGACCTGACCGGTGACATCAAGACCGTCACCGACACCGCCGGAACCGTGCACCGCGCCAAGGCCGTCATCGTCACCACCGGCTCCCAGCACCGCAAGCTCGGCCTCCCCAACGAGGACGCGCTCTCCGGCCGCGGTGTCTCCTGGTGCGCCACCTGTGACGGCTTCTTCTTCAAGGACCAGGACATCGCCGTCGTCGGCGGCGGCGACACCGCGATCGAAGAGGCCACCTTCCTCTCCCGCTTCGCCAAGTCCGTCACGATCGTCCACCGCCGCGACACCCTGCGTGCCTCCAAGGCCATGCAGGAGCGTGCCTTCGCCGACCCGAAGATCTCCTTCGCCTGGGACAGCGAGGTCACCGAGATCCACGGCGACCAGAAGCTCAGCAGCCTGACCCTGCGCGACACGAAGACCGGCGAGACCCGCGAGCTGGCCGTCACCGGCCTCTTCATCGCCGTGGGCCACGACCCCCGGACCGAGCTGTTCAAGGGTCAGCTGGAGCTCGACGAGGAGGGCTACCTCAAGGTCTCCGCCCCGTCGACGCGCACGAACCTCACCGGTGTCTTCGGCGCCGGCGATGTCGTCGACCACACCTACCGCCAGGCCATCACGGCCGCCGGCACCGGCTGCTCCGCCGCCCTGGACGCCGAGCGCTTCCTGGCCGCCCTCGCCGACAGCGAGAAGCTGGCCGAGACCCCCGCGGTCTGA
- the sigM gene encoding RNA polymerase sigma factor SigM produces MTPAADDPRTAADDELLARHVDGDPEAFGELVRRHRDRLWAVALRTLGDREEAADAVQDALISAFRAAHTFRGQSAVTTWLHRITVNACLDRIRKTASRRTSPVDDDARFEQLLDPHESAEAPVERQDLHRQLFAALATIPADQRAALVLVDMQGYPVAEAARILGVPTGTVKSRCARGRARLLPMVTHLRADTVGNEAPGGGRNRTPGASVPPVPGPTDTGPTDPAAVKGGGGRT; encoded by the coding sequence GTGACCCCTGCGGCTGACGATCCCCGCACCGCTGCGGACGACGAACTCCTGGCCCGCCATGTCGACGGGGACCCCGAAGCCTTCGGTGAGCTCGTACGGCGCCACCGCGACCGGCTCTGGGCCGTGGCCCTCCGGACCCTGGGGGACCGCGAGGAGGCCGCTGACGCCGTCCAGGACGCCCTGATCTCGGCCTTCCGTGCCGCCCATACCTTCCGCGGCCAGTCGGCCGTCACGACATGGCTCCACCGCATCACGGTGAACGCCTGTCTGGACCGCATACGCAAGACCGCCTCCCGCCGGACCTCACCCGTCGACGACGACGCCCGCTTCGAACAGCTCCTCGACCCCCATGAGTCGGCCGAGGCACCCGTGGAGCGCCAGGACCTCCACCGCCAGCTGTTCGCCGCACTCGCCACGATCCCCGCCGACCAGCGTGCCGCCCTCGTCCTGGTCGACATGCAGGGATACCCGGTCGCGGAGGCTGCCCGTATCCTCGGCGTTCCCACCGGCACCGTGAAGAGCCGCTGCGCGCGCGGGCGGGCCCGCCTGCTTCCGATGGTCACTCATCTGCGCGCCGACACCGTGGGTAACGAGGCCCCCGGAGGGGGAAGGAACCGGACGCCGGGGGCATCCGTCCCACCGGTGCCGGGGCCGACGGACACCGGACCGACTGATCCAGCTGCTGTGAAGGGCGGAGGTGGGCGCACGTGA
- a CDS encoding protein kinase family protein has product MAERSTAAVDVADNSGDDPLTAKADTAATDGVADKQKTAEKTAEATETKAVDRQSGEQPSITAPELHSGHKLARRYRLEECVTRLDGFSSWRAVDEKLRRAVGVHLLPADHPRARSVLAAARSSALLGDPRFVQVLDAVEENDLVYVVHEWLPDSTELTALLAAGPLEPHDAYQLVSQVSQAMAAAHREGLAHLRLTPSAVLRSSTGQYRIRGLAVNAALRGITAERPQRSDTEAIGALLYAALTQRWPYDSDAYGLSGLPKGVGLLPPDQVRAGVHRGLSEIAMRALANDGATASRQEPPCTTPDELAKAVAAMPRVKPPEPEFTAPPEYQRTTYQQGTYGRPQPRPAVTQPVIVPPPPLQSRTGRALKWAVSALLIAALGLGSWQIADRLLGQDSISETPNTAPTVDDEKPEPPKPLAIRSAEEFAPDGLPQNPDGVGDTYDSDSSSYWRTKTFIGGPVLAPYKQGVGIVYDLGSEQNVSSASIALRFGGPQTAVTLYAADSLSPSGTPDSMKKIASVETSDSTAKPETKTPVKTRYVLLWMTSVPYSDRDEYFGAGYKQAITNVSFQGTAP; this is encoded by the coding sequence GTGGCGGAACGTAGCACGGCTGCCGTCGACGTGGCCGACAACAGCGGTGACGACCCGCTGACCGCCAAGGCGGACACGGCCGCGACCGACGGGGTGGCGGACAAGCAGAAGACGGCGGAGAAGACCGCCGAGGCCACGGAGACGAAGGCGGTCGATCGACAGAGCGGCGAACAGCCCTCCATCACGGCTCCCGAGCTGCACAGCGGCCACAAACTGGCCAGACGCTACCGGCTGGAGGAGTGCGTCACCCGTCTGGACGGCTTCAGCAGTTGGCGTGCGGTCGACGAGAAGCTGCGGCGCGCGGTCGGAGTCCATCTGCTGCCCGCCGACCACCCCAGGGCCCGGTCGGTCCTGGCCGCGGCCCGCTCCTCGGCGCTCCTCGGCGACCCCCGGTTCGTCCAGGTCCTCGACGCAGTCGAGGAGAACGACCTCGTCTACGTCGTGCACGAGTGGCTGCCCGACTCCACGGAGCTGACCGCGCTGCTCGCGGCCGGTCCGCTGGAGCCCCACGACGCCTACCAGCTCGTCAGCCAGGTCTCCCAGGCCATGGCCGCCGCGCACCGGGAGGGCCTCGCCCACCTCAGGCTCACCCCGAGCGCGGTCCTGCGCAGCTCCACCGGCCAGTACCGGATCCGCGGTCTGGCCGTGAACGCCGCCCTGCGCGGCATCACCGCCGAACGTCCGCAGCGCAGCGACACCGAGGCCATCGGCGCCCTCCTGTACGCCGCGCTGACCCAGCGCTGGCCGTACGACAGCGACGCGTACGGGCTCTCCGGGCTCCCCAAGGGCGTCGGGCTGCTCCCGCCCGACCAGGTCCGGGCCGGCGTCCACCGGGGCCTCTCCGAGATCGCGATGCGCGCCCTGGCCAACGACGGGGCCACCGCCTCGCGCCAGGAACCGCCCTGCACCACCCCGGACGAGCTGGCCAAGGCCGTGGCGGCGATGCCCCGTGTGAAGCCGCCGGAGCCGGAGTTCACCGCACCGCCCGAGTACCAGCGCACGACGTACCAGCAGGGCACCTACGGGCGTCCCCAGCCGCGTCCCGCGGTCACCCAGCCGGTGATCGTCCCGCCGCCCCCGCTGCAGAGCCGTACCGGCAGGGCGCTGAAGTGGGCCGTCTCGGCGCTGCTGATCGCCGCCCTGGGCCTCGGCAGCTGGCAGATCGCCGACCGGCTCCTCGGCCAGGACAGCATCTCCGAGACGCCGAACACGGCCCCGACGGTCGACGACGAGAAGCCGGAGCCGCCCAAGCCGCTGGCGATCCGTTCCGCGGAGGAGTTCGCTCCCGACGGCCTTCCGCAGAACCCCGACGGTGTCGGCGACACCTACGACAGCGACAGCTCCTCGTACTGGCGTACCAAGACCTTCATCGGCGGCCCCGTCCTGGCGCCGTACAAGCAGGGCGTCGGGATCGTCTACGACCTCGGGAGCGAGCAGAACGTCTCGTCCGCCTCGATAGCGCTGCGTTTCGGCGGCCCGCAGACCGCCGTCACGCTGTACGCGGCGGACTCGCTGTCGCCCTCCGGTACGCCGGACTCCATGAAGAAGATCGCCTCGGTCGAGACCTCGGACTCGACCGCGAAGCCGGAGACCAAGACGCCGGTCAAGACCCGCTACGTGCTGCTCTGGATGACCTCCGTGCCGTACTCCGACCGTGACGAGTACTTCGGCGCGGGCTACAAGCAGGCCATCACGAACGTGTCGTTCCAGGGGACCGCTCCCTAG
- the murJ gene encoding murein biosynthesis integral membrane protein MurJ: protein MNAPYDGDRGQGAGGTAPSGGTPAAPSGPGHPPVPAPQEQNPYAQDTYAQNPYAQNQYDPNAYAQDPYVQDALAHDPYRAQDLSAQDPVTEALYDRAAHPPPPPGTYQEPQPLYQQPVAPQHAPDPRVWAQTPAPEPDGTSRHLPYGDDARTVQFTGVDDLVTRAGEEAPEPDAFAHLYRDQQTPGQVPPPAPEPDPMSAPAPKKSGRASGLLKSSAVMAAGTLVSRLTGFVRSLVITGALGAALLGDTFTIAYTLPTMIYILTVGGGLNSVFVPQLVRSMKNDEDGGEAYANRLLTLVMVALGLIVALAVFAAPLLIRLMSNTIADDAAANSVAVTFARYCLPTIFFMGVHVVMGQILNARGKFGAMMWTPVLNNIVMIVTFGLFIWVYGTSAESHMGVRTIPDDGIRLLGVGTLLGLVVQALAMIPYLRETGFRFRPRFDWKGHGLGKTVKLAKWTVLFVLANQAGVLVVTQLATAAGEESGKNGAGFLAYSNAQLIWGMPQAIITVSVMAALLPRISRAAHDNDPGAVRDDISQGLRNSAVAIVPVSFAFLALGVPMCTLLYASSGVEAAQGMGFILMAFGLGLIPYSVQYVVLRGFYAYEDTRTPFYNTVIVAAVNAAASAVCYVVLPAQWAVVGMAASYGLAYAVGVGIAWRRLRNRLGGDLDGTQVLRTYARLCMASVPAAIVAGGVGFGLLKLLGEGALGSLVALLIGGVVLLGVFFVAAKRMRITELNTLVGMVRGRLGR, encoded by the coding sequence ATGAACGCGCCGTACGACGGTGACCGCGGCCAGGGCGCGGGCGGCACCGCGCCGTCCGGTGGGACGCCCGCGGCCCCCTCCGGTCCCGGCCACCCTCCGGTGCCGGCCCCGCAGGAACAGAACCCTTACGCGCAGGACACCTACGCGCAGAACCCGTACGCCCAGAACCAGTACGACCCGAACGCGTACGCCCAGGACCCCTATGTCCAGGACGCCCTCGCCCATGACCCGTACCGGGCCCAGGACCTGTCCGCACAGGACCCGGTGACCGAGGCGCTCTACGACCGCGCCGCGCACCCGCCGCCCCCGCCGGGCACCTATCAGGAGCCCCAGCCGCTCTACCAGCAGCCGGTCGCGCCCCAGCACGCACCCGACCCCCGGGTGTGGGCGCAGACACCGGCGCCGGAGCCCGACGGCACCTCACGGCACCTGCCGTACGGCGATGACGCGCGCACGGTCCAGTTCACCGGCGTCGACGACCTGGTGACCCGGGCCGGCGAGGAGGCCCCCGAACCGGATGCCTTCGCGCACCTCTACCGGGACCAGCAGACGCCCGGCCAGGTGCCCCCGCCCGCCCCGGAGCCGGACCCCATGTCCGCCCCCGCCCCCAAGAAGTCCGGAAGGGCCTCCGGGCTGCTGAAGTCGAGCGCGGTGATGGCGGCCGGCACCCTGGTCTCCCGGCTCACCGGCTTCGTCCGCAGCCTGGTGATCACCGGCGCGCTCGGCGCGGCCCTGCTCGGCGACACCTTCACCATCGCCTACACGCTGCCGACGATGATCTACATCCTGACCGTCGGCGGCGGTCTCAACTCGGTCTTCGTCCCGCAACTCGTCCGCTCGATGAAGAACGACGAGGACGGCGGCGAGGCCTACGCCAACCGCCTGCTCACCCTGGTCATGGTGGCGCTGGGCCTGATCGTGGCACTCGCCGTCTTCGCGGCACCGCTGCTCATCCGGCTGATGTCGAACACCATCGCCGACGACGCCGCGGCCAACAGCGTGGCCGTGACCTTCGCCCGGTACTGCCTGCCCACGATCTTCTTCATGGGCGTGCACGTGGTGATGGGCCAGATCCTCAACGCCCGCGGCAAGTTCGGCGCGATGATGTGGACGCCGGTCCTCAACAACATCGTCATGATCGTCACCTTCGGCCTGTTCATCTGGGTCTACGGCACCTCCGCCGAGTCCCACATGGGCGTGCGGACCATCCCGGACGACGGCATCCGCCTGCTGGGTGTCGGCACCCTCCTCGGACTCGTCGTCCAGGCCCTGGCGATGATCCCGTACCTCCGTGAGACCGGCTTCCGCTTCCGGCCGCGCTTCGACTGGAAGGGTCACGGGCTCGGCAAGACGGTCAAGCTCGCCAAGTGGACCGTGCTCTTCGTCCTCGCCAACCAGGCGGGCGTCCTCGTCGTCACCCAGCTCGCCACGGCCGCCGGTGAGGAGTCCGGGAAGAACGGTGCCGGCTTCCTCGCCTACTCGAACGCCCAGCTGATCTGGGGCATGCCGCAGGCCATCATCACGGTCTCCGTCATGGCCGCGCTGCTGCCCCGCATCTCCCGCGCCGCCCACGACAACGACCCCGGAGCCGTCCGCGACGACATCTCGCAGGGCCTTCGGAACTCGGCCGTCGCGATCGTCCCGGTCTCCTTCGCCTTCCTGGCGCTCGGCGTCCCGATGTGCACCCTGCTGTACGCCTCCAGCGGCGTCGAGGCCGCCCAGGGCATGGGCTTCATCCTGATGGCCTTCGGCCTCGGCCTGATCCCCTACTCCGTCCAGTACGTCGTGCTCCGCGGCTTCTACGCCTACGAGGACACCCGGACGCCCTTCTACAACACGGTCATCGTGGCCGCCGTCAACGCTGCGGCCTCGGCCGTCTGTTACGTCGTCCTGCCCGCACAGTGGGCCGTCGTCGGCATGGCCGCCTCGTACGGGCTCGCCTACGCCGTCGGCGTCGGCATCGCCTGGCGCCGCCTCCGCAACCGGCTGGGCGGCGACCTGGACGGCACCCAGGTGCTGCGGACCTACGCACGCCTCTGCATGGCCTCCGTGCCCGCCGCGATCGTCGCGGGCGGCGTCGGCTTCGGTCTGCTGAAGCTCCTGGGCGAGGGTGCGCTGGGCTCGCTCGTCGCCCTGCTCATCGGCGGAGTCGTACTTCTCGGTGTCTTCTTCGTCGCCGCCAAGCGCATGCGGATCACGGAACTGAACACCCTGGTCGGCATGGTGCGCGGACGCCTGGGACGCTGA